In Oryza sativa Japonica Group chromosome 2, ASM3414082v1, the following are encoded in one genomic region:
- the LOC4328976 gene encoding subtilisin-like protease SBT3.5 yields MEFRSAFCRSALLLVLLVLLPLSASASTKLYIVYMGEKKHDDPSMVTASHHDALTFVIGSKDGAMKSIVYSYKHGFSGFAAMLTESQAEELAKYPGVINVKPNTYGKAHTTRSWDFLGLNYYEKSGVLKDAMYGEDVIIGVVDTGIWPESPSFNDDGYGPVPARWKGVCQTGDAFNTTNCNRKIIGARWYSAGATDDMLKGEYMSPRDFHGHGTHTASTIAGGRVWNVSHHQGGLGAGVARGGAPRARVAVYKVCWGVGGNFGDAAVLAAVDDAINDGVDVLSLSLGGPNEIHGTLHAVARGITVVFAGGNDGPTSQTVQNTVPWVITVAAATIDRTFPTTISLGNNEKLLGQSLYYNATVSSIKFQTLVVVNGSSAINVTAGNVVLWPEPYNKDTIDLLAKEGAKGIIFAQGNTFNLLETLDACNGIMPCAVVDKEIANRIASYATSTSMPVVKVSPAVTVVGNGVLSPRVAGFSSRGPGTKFPGILKPDIAAPGASILAAVGDSYKFMSGTSMACPHVSAVVALLKSVHPDWSPAMIKSAIVTTASVTDRFGMPIQAEGSARKVADPFDFGGGHIEPNKAIDPGLVYDIDPKDYTKFFNCSLDPQEDCKSYMGKLYQLNLPSIAVPDLKDSVIVWRTVTNVGGSEANYKVVVEAPAGVNVVVEPQVITFAKGGSQSATFKVTFTARQRVQGGYTFGSLTWLDDNTHSVRIPVAVRTIIQDFVSDTA; encoded by the exons ATGGAGTTTAGATCAGCTTTCTGTCGTTCTGCGCTGCTACTTGTCCTCTTGGTTTTGCTCCCCCTTTCAGCTAGCGCATCAACCAAA CTCTACATCGTGTACATGGGGGAGAAGAAACACGACGATCCATCCATGGTTACCGCATCGCACCATGATGCCCTTACTTTTGTTATTGGGAG TAAGGATGGAGCCATGAAGTCTATTGTGTACAGTTACAAGCATGGTTTTTCTGGATTCGCCGCGATGCTCACCGAATCCCAAGCCGAGGAACTTGCAA AATACCCTGGAGTTATCAATGTGAAACCTAACACTTATGGGAAAGCGCACACGACTCGAAGCTGGGACTTTCTTGGTCTCAACTATTATGAAAAATCGGGTGTTCTTAAAGATGCTATGTATGGGGAAGATGTTATCATCGGCGTCGTCGATACAG GGATATGGCCTGAATCACCTAGCTTCAATGACGATGGGTATGGCCCTGTGCCTGCACGGTGGAAAGGTGTCTGCCAGACCGGTGATGCATTCAACACCACGAATTGCAACCGAAAGATCATAGGGGCACGGTGGTACTCTGCCGGTGCTACCGACGATATGCTGAAGGGCGAGTACATGTCACCGAGAGACTTCCACGGCCATGGCACGCATACTGCCTCGACGATCGCCGGTGGCCGGGTGTGGAACGTGAGCCACCACCAAGGTGGCCTTGGCGCCGGCGTGGCGCGTGGCGGAGCGCCTCGCGCACGTGTAGCAGTATACAAGGTTTGCTGGGGTGTGGGCGGAAATTTCGGTGATGCTGCGGTCCTCGCGGCCGTCGACGACGCCATAAACGATGGTGTGGACGTGTTGTCACTGTCGTTAGGAGGGCCTAACGAGATCCACGGGACTCTGCATGCTGTGGCCCGGGGGATCACTGTGGTATTCGCCGGCGGGAACGACGGTCCCACATCACAGACGGTGCAGAACACTGTACCATGGGTCATCACCGTGGCCGCTGCCACCATCGATCGGACCTTTCCTACCACCATATCGCTCGGGAACAATGAGAAATTGCTG GGACAATCTCTTTACTACAATGCAACAGTGAGCAGCATCAAATTTCAAACGCTTGTAGTTGTTAATGGATCTAG CGCGATCAACGTCACAGCAGGCAATGTCGTGCTGTGGCCGGAGCCGTACAATAAGGACACCATTGACCTCTTGGCCAAGGAAGGCGCCAAGGGCATCATCTTCGCGCAGGGCAATACCTTCAATCTTCTTGAAACCCTGGACGCCTGCAATGGCATAATGCCCTGTGCGGTTGTTGACAAAGAGATTGCAAATAGAATTGCCTCCTATGCGACCAGCACAAG CATGCCCGTCGTGAAGGTGTCTCCGGCTGTCACCGTGGTCGGCAATGGGGTGCTATCGCCGAGGGTCGCAGGGTTCTCGTCAAGAGGACCGGGCACTAAGTTTCCCGGCATACTGAAG cCTGACATAGCTGCACCCGGGGCCAGCATACTGGCAGCTGTGGGCGACTCTTACAAGTTCATGTCCGGGACATCCATGGCATGCCCTCATGTCTCGGCAGTGGTGGCACTGCTCAAGTCGGTTCACCCAGACTGGTCACCTGCCATGATCAAGTCTGCCATTGTCACTACAG CATCAGTGACGGACCGTTTTGGTATGCCAATTCAAGCTGAGGGATCAGCAAGAAAAGTGGCCGACCCTTTCGACTTCGGCGGCGGCCACATAGAGCCAAACAAGGCAATCGACCCTGGCCTAGTGTATGACATCGACCCAAAAGACTATACAAAGTTCTTTAACTGCTCCCTCGACCCCCAGGAAGACTGCAAGTCCTACATGGGGAAGCTCTACCAACTCAACCTCCCATCCATCGCTGTGCCAGACCTCAAGGACTCAGTTATAGTCTGGCGCACTGTCACCAACGTTGGAGGGTCAGAAGCAAATTACAAGGTGGTGGTTGAAGCACCAGCTGGGGTGAATGTTGTTGTGGAGCCTCAGGTGATCACTTTCGCTAAAGGTGGTAGTCAAAGTGCAACATTTAAAGTCACATTTACAGCAAGGCAGAGAGTACAAGGTGGATATACATTTGGGAGCTTGACATGGCTAGACGATAATACACACTCGGTGAGGATTCCGGTAGCAGTACGCACTATAATCCAAGACTTTGTTTCAGATACCGCATAA